The following proteins are encoded in a genomic region of Magallana gigas chromosome 1, xbMagGiga1.1, whole genome shotgun sequence:
- the LOC136275446 gene encoding uncharacterized protein gives MDAYREYLRKQNETVSHNHSLDHPVRTIDEHATVEHRRMTLFNVKPQYELLDQEMKKQPLLTPVVFNEDKHLKNLFENSKEKFRYFEQLQLSMPIDLIRFSPGGSSVTINCIVKVSSDRPTQQILIEGARILQKARPYLQEYHTRSQKALFRERLQHVTHVLPSVADFIYKELTLDASTACHPSTMERLRLIFLGEKGLLADLRHLNTGRPTGRYDIFFEHLCSVVEEITAADERRHNIAHLSEWLSLGELVEKTKEKCPAGTPIPSKSLVRLQFAPRNPYTHKALNFTSKIQVQYKIQRRQLRATHPDEHYCCTQFKYFKERAVEEREIVAVFFCDDKAKIPVGEPDAPISTGVRGKKTLAPVSTTLAAKDHDMHKSSLTPSVILQCDVPNAVNQSFVRGTVTNIVNDSVFEMSSPFRHAAALIKVFLNSPQKDAKILMKFTDGGTDQRNTIESVVCASICIFYELDLDMMILARCAPGHSWMNPAERIMSVLNIALQNCALERGKGDEETEKMLKKCGSMASIRALAEKNPEIREKWRESIEPVQSTIRNRFLRLKLKDKAMQAIDPVSDDDIDILQRHLREHFPELNLQKLQKVHTKKVQSYTQWIERHCRQRHYTFQIRKCEDAGCCLPATLSQEDLIWLPDPVINENDSDHFLPYQSVKFQDTQEGRPSLKEVKVKKAKKIHEMDQETVMEAPERDDETEESNQEVLDVDEPSNLSKPELQVMEEPKFADFRLTTAQHARATILCVECRKPRVLYSKHVLTERQKVSLVIILSEFDYTCGAPITPPHHLLHGVVMTRSQMSCASTVEVTYYSGDIGRKDTCCHCGAEGGEISQDYKKQYKTVLPLCNDCYTLGKLPVVSRPFGRKK, from the coding sequence ATGGATGCATACAGAGAATACCTCAGGAAACAGAATGAAACAGTGAGTCATAATCACAGTCTGGACCACCCAGTTCGAACCATAGATGAACATGCAACAGTCGAGCACAGGAGGATGACTCTTTTTAATGTTAAACCACAATATGAACTTCTGGATCAGGAAATGAAGAAACAACCTCTCTTGACTCCAGTTGTTTTCAATGAAGACAAACATTTAAAGAATCTATTTGAGAATTCAAAAGAAAAGTTTCGATATTTTGAACAGTTACAACTTTCTATGCCTATTGATCTTATTCGATTTAGCCCAGGGGGATCTTCAGTTACCATAAACTGTATTGTAAAGGTTTCTTCAGACCGTCCCACACAGCAGATTCTCATTGAAGGAGCACGAATCCTACAGAAAGCACGCCCTTACTTGCAAGAATACCATACAAGATCTCAAAAGGCTTTATTTAGAGAGAGACTACAACACGTTACACATGTATTGCCATCTGTGGCTGATTTCATCTACAAGGAGCTTACTCTAGATGCAAGTACAGCTTGTCACCCCTCCACAATGGAAAGACTTCGTCTTATATTTCTAGGGGAGAAAGGTCTGTTGGCTGATTTGAGACATCTCAACACAGGTAGACCAACTGGACGATATGACATCTTTTTTGAGCATTTGTGTTCTGTTGTGGAAGAAATAACTGCAGCTGATGAGAGAAGGCATAATATTGCACATTTATCTGAATGGTTATCACTTGGAGAACTTGTggaaaaaacgaaagaaaaatgTCCAGCTGGTACACCTATCCCTTCCAAGAGCCTTGTAAGATTGCAGTTTGCCCCAAGAAATCCGTACACTCACAAAGCCTTGAACTTTACATCCAAAATTCAAGTGCAGTATAAAATCCAGAGACGGCAACTGAGAGCTACGCACCCAGATGAACATTACTGTTGTACACAGTTCAAATACTTCAAAGAAAGAGCTGTAGAAGAGAGGGAGATTGTAGCAGTATTTTTCTGTGATGATAAAGCAAAAATCCCTGTTGGTGAGCCTGATGCACCAATTTCAACAGGAGTAAGAGGAAAGAAAACACTTGCACCAGTGAGTACAACACTGGCAGCCAAAGACCATGATATGCATAAGTCATCCTTAACACCATCAGTTATTCTGCAGTGTGATGTTCCAAATGCTGTTAATCAGTCATTTGTTCGTGGTACAGTGACCAACATTGTCAATGATTCTGTTTTTGAAATGTCCAGTCCTTTTCGGCATGCAGCTGCACTAATTAAGGTGTTTCTGAATAGTCCACAGAAAGATGCCAAAATTCTGATGAAATTTACGGATGGAGGAACGGACCAAAGGAACACAATTGAGTCGGTAGTGTGTGCATCAATTTGCATCTTTTACGAACTTGATCTAGATATGATGATATTGGCTCGCTGTGCTCCTGGACATAGTTGGATGAACCCAGCAGAGAGAATTATGTCAGTTTTGAACATTGCATTACAAAACTGTGCTTTAGAGCGAGGAAAAGGTGATGAAGAAACAgagaaaatgctaaaaaaatgtGGGAGTATGGCAAGTATTCGAGCTCTTGCTGAGAAGAATCCAGAAATCAGAGAGAAGTGGAGAGAAAGTATAGAACCTGTTCAGTCAACAATAAGGAATCGGTTTTTGCGTCTGAAGTTGAAAGATAAAGCAATGCAGGCTATAGATCCCGTTTCTGATGATGATATTGATATACTGCAACGACATCTTAGAGAACACTTCCCAGAACtgaatttgcaaaaattacagAAGGTGCATACCAAAAAAGTACAGTCCTACACACAGTGGATAGAGAGACATTGTCGCCAAAGACATTATACCTTTCAGATAAGAAAGTGTGAAGATGCAGGATGCTGTTTACCTGCTACATTGTCACAGGAAGACCTGATATGGCTACCAGACCCAGTGATAAATGAGAATGATAGTGATCATTTTTTGCCATATCAAAGTGTCAAGTTTCAGGATACACAGGAAGGAAGACCTTCATTAAAAGAGGTGAAAGTGAAGAAAGCAAAAAAGATTCATGAGATGGACCAAGAGACCGTCATGGAGGCACCGGAGAGAGATGATGAAACAGAAGAGTCGAATCAGGAGGTATTAGATGTAGATGAACCCAGTAATTTATCCAAACCAGAGCTTCAAGTCATGGAGGAGCCAAAGTTTGCAGACTTCCGCCTTACTACGGCACAGCATGCAAGAGCAACAATTCTTTGTGTAGAGTGCAGAAAACCAAGAGTATTATACTCAAAGCATGTGTTAACCGAAAGACAGAAGGTTTCTCTTGTAATCATACTCAGCGAATTTGATTATACTTGTGGTGCCCCCATCACACCGCCACACCATTTATTGCATGGAGTTGTGATGACGAGATCTCAAATGTCATGTGCATCCACTGTTGAAGTAACATACTACAGTGGAGACATTGGTAGAAAAGACACATGTTGCCATTGTGGAGCAGAGGGAGGCGAAATATCACAAgattataaaaaacaatataaaactgTTCTTCCTCTGTGCAATGACTGCTATACTCTGGGAAAATTGCCAGTTGTAAGCCGCCCTtttggcagaaaaaaataa